The proteins below come from a single Edaphobacter acidisoli genomic window:
- a CDS encoding DUF4760 domain-containing protein, with protein MATTADAEVVLKLYDLRREESLRLARRFMTFEFNPKTHEELYAVSRDPKSDKNVFWRQALSYWEMAASLVNTGAIDPELFLASNAEGILLYAKFHHFHAESEKETNNPFMRQTAALIDKYDSARRRYEFFLERFGPAPVTA; from the coding sequence ATGGCGACGACGGCAGATGCGGAAGTGGTGTTGAAGTTGTATGACCTGCGGCGGGAGGAGTCGCTGCGGCTGGCTCGGCGGTTTATGACCTTTGAGTTCAATCCGAAGACACATGAGGAGCTTTATGCGGTCTCGCGGGACCCGAAGTCTGACAAAAATGTGTTCTGGCGGCAGGCGTTGAGCTACTGGGAGATGGCAGCTTCGCTCGTGAACACTGGCGCGATCGACCCGGAGCTGTTTCTGGCGTCGAATGCGGAAGGCATTCTGCTCTATGCCAAATTCCATCACTTTCACGCGGAGAGCGAGAAGGAAACGAACAACCCATTCATGAGGCAGACAGCGGCGCTGATCGATAAATACGACTCGGCCAGGAGACGATATGAGTTTTTCCTGGAGCGGTTTGGGCCTGCTCCGGTAACGGCTTAG